Proteins encoded in a region of the Ziziphus jujuba cultivar Dongzao chromosome 3, ASM3175591v1 genome:
- the LOC107404356 gene encoding probable L-gulonolactone oxidase 6, translating into MSLSYPRNGVVGGLLLSTCLFLLFFMVCCTPEEPIQCKSENTDCTITNSYGTFPDRSVCRAQSVVYPTTEEELIAAVASATKNGSKIKVATRYSSSIPKLVCPSGQDGLLISTKSLNRILKIDKEAKTITVEPGVTLKELINGAANAGLALPYTPYWLGLTIGGLISTGSHGSTLWVKGSSVHDYVMELKIVSPGSPEDGYVKVRVLKDGDEDLDAARVSLGVLGVFSQVTLRLEPLFKRSITYKNENDSNLADQIVSFGRKHEFADIFWYPSQQKFVYRVDDRVPTSTSGNASYDFIPFRPRSSELLELIRCLEEGLDSSHNAEWKCGFGNLVPTVLSNGKYGLTDDGKSDYPMVGSQNRLQASGSCLEGNAEGEVEEEDEDAGKSYCPWDPRVKGEFFFQTTLSIGLSSVKNFIQDVQALVKLQPKALCGLEFYNGILMRYVTASSAYLGKEEDAVDFDITYYRSDDAMTPRLYQDFIEEIEQMALIKYGALPHWGKNRNIAFDGVIKKYKNADKFLAVKKLYDPMGLFSSEWTDQVLGLQGGITIFKEGCALEGLCICQEDIHCAPSKGYFCTHGKVFKDARVCSRQNQVGDVLVDIK; encoded by the exons ATGTCTTTGTCATACCCAAGAAATGGTGTTGTGGGGGGGCTTCTCCTGTCAACATGCCTATTTCTCTTGTTTTTTATGGTATGTTGTACTCCAGAGGAGCCAATTCAGTGTAAGTCCGAGAACACAGACTGCACCATAACAAACTCTTATGGTACGTTCCCCGATCGCAGTGTGTGTAGAGCTCAGAGTGTGGTGTACCCCACAACGGAGGAAGAGCTTATTGCGGCAGTGGCTTCTGCAACCAAGAACGGGTCAAAAATCAAGGTGGCAACCCGTTACTCGAGCAGCATTCCCAAGCTAGTTTGTCCAAGCGGTCAAGATGGGCTACTCATAAGCACCAAAAGTCTAAACCGTATATTGAAGATCGATAAGGAAGCAAAGACGATAACTGTGGAGCCTGGTGTGACACTGAAAGAGCTTATAAATGGAGCTGCCAACGCAGGGCTGGCCTTGCCATATACACCCTACTGGTTGGGCCTGACCATTGGAGGTTTGATAAGTACAGGTTCCCATGGCAGCACATTGTGGGTCAAAGGAAGCTCGGTTCATGATTATGTTATGGAACTTAAAATTGTAAGCCCAGGAAGTCCTGAAGATGGATATGTCAAGGTTCGGGTACTCAAGGATGGTGATGAAGACCTTGATGCAGCCAGAGTTTCACTTGGAGTCTTGGGAGTTTTTTCAcag GTGACTCTGAGACTGGAGCCACTGTTCAAGCGATCCATTACTTACAAGAATGAGAACGATTCCAACTTGGCAGATCAAATAGTAAGCTTTGGCAGAAAACACGAGTTTGCAGACATATTTTGGTACCCCAGTCAGCAGAAGTTTGTGTATCGAGTCGATGATCGAGTCCCCACCAGCACTTCTGGCAATGCTTCATATGACTTCATCCCTTTCCGCCCCAGATCCTCCGAACTCCTTGAACTTATTAGATGCCTTG AGGAGGGTCTGGATTCATCGCATAATGCTGAATGGAAATGCGGTTTTGGAAATTTGGTCCCTACCGTTCTCTCAAACGGGAAATACGGTTTGACCGATGATg GTAAAAGCGATTATCCCATGGTCGGATCTCAAAACCGGCTCCAAGCATCTGGGTCCTGCCTGGAAGGAAATGCGGAAGGGGAAGTGGAAGAGGAAGATGAAGATGCAGGGAAGAGTTATTGCCCATGGGACCCAAGAGTGAAAGGCGAATTCTTTTTCCAAACCACACTCAGTATTGGGTTGTCCTCTGTTAAGAACTTCATTCAAGATGTGCAAGCGCTTGTCAAGCTACAACCTAAGGCTTTGTGTGGCCTTGAATTCTACAATGGGATTCTCATGCGCTATGTTACAGCCTCCAGCGCTTACCTGGGCAAAGAAGAAGATGCAGTGGACTTCGATATCACATATTATCGAAGCGACGATGCAATGACTCCTAGGCTTTACCAGGATTTTATTGAAGAAATAGAGCAAATGGCATTGATCAAATACGGGGCATTGCCGCACTGGGGGAAGAATCGCAACATAGCATTTGATGGGGTgattaaaaagtataaaaatgctGACAAGTTCTTGGCAGTAAAGAAATTGTATGATCCAATGGGGCTCTTCTCTAGTGAATGGACCGACCAAGTTCTTGGACTGCAGGGTGGGATAACCATTTTCAAAGAAGGTTGTGCACTGGAAGGTTTGTGCATATGCCAAGAGGATATTCACTGTGCCCCAAGTAAGGGCTATTTCTGTACTCATGGTAAAGTTTTCAAGGATGCAAGGGTTTGTTCTCGTCAAAATCAAGTTGGTGATGTTCTCGTCGACATTAAGTAA